The genomic segment AGGCGCGGGAGCTGGGCGCGACGGCGACCTTCAACGCGCGCGACGAAGGCTGTGTCGAGGCCGTTCTCGAGCACACCAAGGGCGGCGTTCAATACGCGCTGGAAATGGCCGGCGTGCCGTCGACGATGGAGATGGCCTATGCCATCACCCGCCGCGGCGGCACGACCGTCACCGCAAGCCTGGCCCGGAACGATACCATCTGGAACCTGCCGCCGGTGTCGCTGGTGGCCGGCGAACGCACGGTCAAGGGCAGCTATTTCGGCTCGAGCGTGCCGCCGCGCGACGTGCCGCGCTATCTCGACCTGTTTCGGCAGGGACGGTTGCCGGTCGAGAAGCTGCTTTCGGGGACTTTGAAGCTGGATCAGATCAACGAGGGCTTTGACAAGCTCGCCGCGGGGGCGGTGACGCGTCAGGTCATCACATTCGACTAACCATCCATATCTTCAATAGGGAGGAAACCATGAAGAAGGTACTGATTACGGGGCTTATCCCGATGATGGTGGCGGGCGCCGCGTCCGCACAGGAACTGACGATCGCAGGCTTCGGAGGCAAGGTGCAGGAGGATCTTGCCTCGACGTTGTGGATTCCCTCGGCGGAACAGGCCGGGATCGACCTTCGGCAGGAAAGCCATGACGGCATCGCCGGTGTGCGCGTGCAGGTTCAATCCGGAAATCCGGGTTGGGATATCGTGCACCTGGGCGCCGACAACTGCGCCGTAGGGGCGCGCGAAGGACTTTACGAACCGCTCGATTACGACGTGATCGACGCCAGCGGCATCGACGAGGCGTCGCGTGGCGACGAGTGGATTTCGATCAACTCCTACTCGGTCGTGCTGGGTTACCGCACCGATACCTATGGCGACAACCCGCCCAAAAACTGGGTCGATTTCTGGAATATCGAAGACTTCCCCGGCCGGCGCGCGCTGGGTGTCTATCCGCAGGAGATGATGGAAATCGGTATCCTCGGTTCGGGCGTGGCCAAGGAAGACGTCTATCCGCTCGACATCGACAAGGCGATCGCGTCGCTCGAGAAGATCCAGCCGAATATCGACGTCTGGTGGACGTCGGGCGCGCAGTCGGCGCAGCTCATCGCCGATGGCGAGGTTGACATGCTGGCGATCTGGGGCAGCCGGGTGACCGGGGTCATCAACAACGGTGCGCCGGTGGCCTATACCTACGAGGACGGCATTCTCGGCACGGGTTGCCTTGCCATTCTGAAGGGCTCGGACAATGTCGAGGCGGCGCAGAAGCTGATCTCGCTGGTCGTGTCGCCCGAGATGCAGGCCCGCATCCCCGAAGAGATGCCCTATTACGGACCGGCGAACCAGAAGGCGTTCGAACTGACCGAGGCGCCCGAGGACGTGGTGAAGGCGTCGAACACCGCGCCCGAGAACGCCTCGAAGCAGCTTATCCTCGACGTGGACTGGTGGGCCGAGCATGCCGCCGACGTTCAGGAAGAGTACAAGATGATGATGGTCCAGTAAGGCCCGTCGCATCTTCGGAACACTGCCCGGCACATGGTTGCCGGGCAGCCAGGGAAGGACCATGCTCCGACCCAATCAGACCCAGAAAAGGTTAAACGACATGCCCGGTCAGGTCGCAATCCGCGAAGTGAGCAAGAATTACGGGGCCTTCGTAGCGCTCGACGAAGTGAGCTTCGATATCGAGCCCGGCGAATTCATCACCCTGCTTGGACCCTCGGGGTCGGGCAAGACGACGCTTCTCAATGTGTTGGCCGGTTTCACCCGGCCGAGTAGCGGCAGCGTGCAGCTTGACGGCAAGGAATTCCTGACACTGCCGCCGCATCGCCGCGATGTTGGCATGGTCTTTCAGAGCTACGCGCTTTTCCCGCACATGACGGTGATGGAGAACGTGGCCTATCCGCTCAAGCTGAGGAAATTCGGTAAATCCGAACGGGAACGCCGGGCGACCGAGGCGCTATCCACGGTCAAGATGGACCACCTGGCCGACAGGGCGATCCAAGCGCTCTCGGGCGGTCAGCGGCAGCGGGTGGCGCTGGCGCGGGCGATGGTGTTCGAGCCCCGCATGATGCTCATGGACGAGCCGCTTTCCGCGCTCGACAAGAACCTGCGGGAGCATATGCAGATCGAGCTCAAGCGCCTGCACGGGATGCTGGGGACGACGACCGTCTACGTGACCCACGACCAGCGCGAGGCGCTGACCATGTCGGACCGGATCGCCGTGATCAACAACGGCAAACTCATGCAACTCGACACACCGAGCCAGCTTTACGATTTCCCGGCGAACCGGTTCGTGGCCGAGTTCATGGGCGAATCCTCGTTCCTGCCGGTCAAGATCTCCGATGGTACGGCACGTCTGTTCGGCAATCCGATCGTCACGCGCGAGCCGTGGAGCGGCGACCACGATGCGTGGTTGCTGATCCGGCCCGAGAAACTGGCCTGGAACGCGCCGCAACAGGGCGAGGCGAACCGTATCGAGGGCACGGCCCGCGAGGTGATCTACCAGGGCGACAGCTATCTGCTCGATATCGCGCTGCCCGAAGGTCATTCGGTGGAAGTGCGGTGCAACCCGCACACCGCCGGTATCGAGATACCGGAACCTGGCGACAAGGTTTCCTTCTGGATCAAGCGATCCAGCACGATCCTGGTTGAGGACGCAGGACAATGACCGATTACGCAATGTCCTCTTCAGGCAGCCCCGGCAAGCTGAACGCCGGGATACTGCGCCGCAAGGAAGTCATGGAGCGGTTCAGCGCGACGTCGCTGACCTTTCCCGGCCTGGTACTGATCGCGCTGGTCCTTCTGGTGCCCGTGCTGTGGCTGTTCTGGCTTTCAGCCTTCGACGCCGCTGGCGACCTGAGCTGGGCCAACTACGAGCGCATGGGCAAATCGATCTACGTGCGAACCTTCACCACGACATTCCGGATCGCCATCATCGTGACGGTGTGCTGCGCCATTCTCGGATACCCGGTCGCCTACCTCATGTCGCAGGCTGGGCGGCGGCTTTCGCTGGTGATCCTGCTGTCGGTGCTGCTGCCGTTCTGGACGTCGGTTCTGGTGCGGACCTATGCGTGGCTCGTGCTGCTTCAGCGCACGGGGCTGATCAACGGCTGGCTTCAGAACTGGGGCATCATCGACGAGCCGCTGGCGCTGGTCCACAATGAACTTGGTACGATCATCGGCATGATCCACGTGATGCTGCCCTTCATGATCCTGCCGCTCTACGCCTCGATGAAGGCGGTCGACCCCTCGCTGATGCTGGCCGCGTCCAATTGCGGCGCCACGCCGGCACAGGCGTTCCGGCAGGTCTATTTCCCGCAGACGGTTTCTGGACTCAGTTCCGGTGCGGGCCTGATCTTCGTGTTGTGCCTCGGCTTCTTCGTGACGCCCGTGCTTCTGGGTGGTGGCCGGACGTATATGTGGGCCATGCAGATCGCCGACAACATCTCGCTTTACGGCAACTGGGGGGCTGCGTCGGCGCTGGGCGTGGTGCTGGTCATCGCGACGGCGCTGGTGCTGCTGGCCGTCCAGTTCGTGCTGCGCCGGGCAGGGGGGACCAAGTGATGCTGTCGAAACCCGTCACCCGCACACAGATCACCCGCGGCCAGCGCCTCTGGCTCTACATCGTCGTGGGCCTGGTGATGATCTTCCTCGTCGTGCCCTGCCTGCTGGTTGTGCCGATGTCCTTCTCGGCTGGCGAGTACCTCGAATTCCCGCCGAAGGAGCTGAGCCTGCGCTGGTACAGGGCCTTTCTCGGCTCGCCCGAATGGCTGAACGCGCTTTGGGTTTCCGTGCGCGTCGCGGTGCCGACGATGATCATCGCGACGATCATCGGCACGGCCGCGGCATGGGGGCTGCACCGCCGCACGGACATCTTTGCCACGGGCGTGCGCGGTATCTTCATCCTGCCGATGCTGGTGCCGCTGATCCTGATCGCGGTCGGCGTGTTCTTCGTTTACGCCAAGGTCGGGCTGAACGGCACGATCGGCGGGCTCATCCTGGCCCATACGATGCTGGCGCTACCTTTCGTGCTGATCGCCGTTGGCAATGGGCTGGCCAGCTTCGACATGGCGCTGCACGAAGCCTCGCGCAGCCTTGGGGCGACGGAGCTGCGGGCGTTCCTGTCGGTCACATTGCCGCAGATCCGGATTTCGGTGATGTCCGGCGCGGTCTTCGCCTTCGTGACGTCGTTCGACGAGGTGGTGGTCGCGCTCTTCGTGTCCTCCGGCGAGAACGAGACGCTGACGCGCCGGATGTTCGCCAACATCCGCGACCAGGTCGACCCGACTGTCGCTGCCATCTCCTCGTTGCTGGTGGGCATGGTGATCGTCGGCATGATCGTCTTCCTCTTCGTCGGCCGCGACGAAACGCAGGAGCACTGAGGATGACGGGCCCGCTTGTGATCTGCGAATGTTTCGCCCGGGACGGGCTGCAGCACGAGACCGTTCAGGTCGCCACCGGCGACAAGGTCGCGCTGATCGACGCCATGACCGAGGCCGGCTTTCCGCGCATCGAGGCGACGAGTTACAGCCATCCGAAGCGCGTGCCCGG from the Roseovarius indicus genome contains:
- a CDS encoding ABC transporter substrate-binding protein, with translation MKKVLITGLIPMMVAGAASAQELTIAGFGGKVQEDLASTLWIPSAEQAGIDLRQESHDGIAGVRVQVQSGNPGWDIVHLGADNCAVGAREGLYEPLDYDVIDASGIDEASRGDEWISINSYSVVLGYRTDTYGDNPPKNWVDFWNIEDFPGRRALGVYPQEMMEIGILGSGVAKEDVYPLDIDKAIASLEKIQPNIDVWWTSGAQSAQLIADGEVDMLAIWGSRVTGVINNGAPVAYTYEDGILGTGCLAILKGSDNVEAAQKLISLVVSPEMQARIPEEMPYYGPANQKAFELTEAPEDVVKASNTAPENASKQLILDVDWWAEHAADVQEEYKMMMVQ
- a CDS encoding ABC transporter ATP-binding protein; protein product: MPGQVAIREVSKNYGAFVALDEVSFDIEPGEFITLLGPSGSGKTTLLNVLAGFTRPSSGSVQLDGKEFLTLPPHRRDVGMVFQSYALFPHMTVMENVAYPLKLRKFGKSERERRATEALSTVKMDHLADRAIQALSGGQRQRVALARAMVFEPRMMLMDEPLSALDKNLREHMQIELKRLHGMLGTTTVYVTHDQREALTMSDRIAVINNGKLMQLDTPSQLYDFPANRFVAEFMGESSFLPVKISDGTARLFGNPIVTREPWSGDHDAWLLIRPEKLAWNAPQQGEANRIEGTAREVIYQGDSYLLDIALPEGHSVEVRCNPHTAGIEIPEPGDKVSFWIKRSSTILVEDAGQ
- a CDS encoding ABC transporter permease; the encoded protein is MTDYAMSSSGSPGKLNAGILRRKEVMERFSATSLTFPGLVLIALVLLVPVLWLFWLSAFDAAGDLSWANYERMGKSIYVRTFTTTFRIAIIVTVCCAILGYPVAYLMSQAGRRLSLVILLSVLLPFWTSVLVRTYAWLVLLQRTGLINGWLQNWGIIDEPLALVHNELGTIIGMIHVMLPFMILPLYASMKAVDPSLMLAASNCGATPAQAFRQVYFPQTVSGLSSGAGLIFVLCLGFFVTPVLLGGGRTYMWAMQIADNISLYGNWGAASALGVVLVIATALVLLAVQFVLRRAGGTK
- a CDS encoding ABC transporter permease — translated: MLSKPVTRTQITRGQRLWLYIVVGLVMIFLVVPCLLVVPMSFSAGEYLEFPPKELSLRWYRAFLGSPEWLNALWVSVRVAVPTMIIATIIGTAAAWGLHRRTDIFATGVRGIFILPMLVPLILIAVGVFFVYAKVGLNGTIGGLILAHTMLALPFVLIAVGNGLASFDMALHEASRSLGATELRAFLSVTLPQIRISVMSGAVFAFVTSFDEVVVALFVSSGENETLTRRMFANIRDQVDPTVAAISSLLVGMVIVGMIVFLFVGRDETQEH